One Nicotiana sylvestris chromosome 12, ASM39365v2, whole genome shotgun sequence genomic window carries:
- the LOC104238793 gene encoding uncharacterized protein: MLHQGHLKELMSDRGRANFTRGQEQHQGLPKPPSPSRTIQMIIGGGDDASINNMKFTTTHKLKRYITHKRYDKLEESIIIDKSETHGLVLPYYDTLVITLRVLDTEIKCVMVDNGSGAFIIHPRVLTQMKLEDKIVSRCITLTGFNNAVELAYGEITLPVLAGGVTLDTTFHIMDQDTVYNAIIG, translated from the coding sequence ATGCTTCATCAAGGGCACTTGAAAGAACTGATGAGCGATCGTGGGAGGGCTAACTTCACCCGAGGGCAAGAACAACATCAGGGACTGCCCAAACCACCTTCCCCATCTCGGACCATTCAAATGATCATCGGAGGAGGCGACGATGCATCTATCAACAACATGAAGTTCACCACCACCCACAAACTCAAACGGTACATCACCCACAAACGGTATGACaaactcgaagaaagtatcatcaTCGATAAGTCAGAAACCCACGGTTTAGTCCTTCCTTACTATGACACTCTTGTAATTACTTTACGTGTCCTTGATACTGAAATAAAATGTGTTATGGTCGATAATGGGAGTGGTGCATTCATCATCCACCCTCGAGTTCTCACCCAAATGAAGCTCGAGGACAAGATAGTGTCGCGTTGCATCACACTAACAGgctttaacaatgcagttgagctGGCATATGGAGAAATCACGCTGCCTGTCCTGGCTGGCGGCGTCACTTTGGACACCACATTCCACATCATGGACCAGGATACGGTGTACAATGCCATCATAGGCTGA
- the LOC104238792 gene encoding glycine-rich RNA-binding protein-like, giving the protein MAAEVEYRCFVGGLAWATTDRTLGDAFAHYGEVVDSKIINDRETGRSRGFGFVTFNDEKAMRDAIEGMNGQNLDGRNITVNEAQSRGSGGGGGGFGGGRRREGGYSGGGGYGGGGGYGGGRREGGYSGGGYGGSYGGGRDRGYGGGYGGGDGGSRYSRGGGASEGSWRN; this is encoded by the exons ATGGCAGCTGAGGTTGAGTACAGGTGCTTTGTAGGTGGGCTGGCATGGGCTACCACCGATAGAACTTTAGGAGATGCTTTTGCTCACTACGGCGAAGTTGTCGACTCGAAG ATCATTAACGATCGTGAAACTGGAAGATCAAGGGGATTTGGCTTTGTTACCTTCAATGATGAGAAAGCTATGAGGGACGCAATTGAAGGAATGAACGGCCAGAACCTTGACGGTCGTAACATCACCGTTAATGAAGCTCAATCACGCGGAAGCGGCGGCGGTGGCGGTGGTTTTGGAGGTGGCAGACGCCGTGAGGGTGGATACAGTGGTGGTGGCGGATACGGTGGCGGCGGCGGCTATGGAGGTGGCAGACGTGAGGGTGGCTACAGCGGTGGTGGCTACGGTGGTAGTTATGGAGGTGGCCGTGACCGTGGATATGGTGGAGGTTATGGCGGTGGTGATGGTGGGTCCCGCTACTCAAGAGGTGGTGGTGCGTCCGAGGGAAGCTGGAGGAATTAA